One stretch of Corynebacterium imitans DNA includes these proteins:
- a CDS encoding electron transfer flavoprotein subunit alpha/FixB family protein has translation MTSTDPVLVLLADTLDGSPDPAAAELIGAASTLGTPVVLATSAAHAEALGALGAAKVAVSELSLIDAALAAAETFNPAAILTSHDVRGRDLAARVAVRLGRAVLTDAVGVRRDEQGIVTDHSNYGGAFTAVAAATHSAPVITLRLGSVEARAEAAAGEVVEVSGEAHERRLAEVLESVKDERTSTRPELTTADTVVAGGVALGDADMFEELVGGLADALGAAVGATRSAVDEDQVPYEAQIGQTGVLVSPKLYIGIGISGAGQHLVGMQTADTIVAINNDEDAPIFEVADFGIIGDLFDVVPDIIDELESRK, from the coding sequence ATGACCAGCACAGATCCGGTTCTCGTCCTGCTCGCCGATACTCTTGATGGCTCGCCCGACCCGGCGGCCGCGGAACTCATCGGCGCCGCCAGCACGCTCGGCACGCCCGTGGTGCTCGCCACCAGCGCCGCACACGCCGAGGCGCTCGGTGCGCTCGGCGCGGCCAAGGTCGCAGTCTCCGAGCTTTCGCTTATCGACGCCGCGTTGGCCGCCGCCGAGACCTTCAACCCCGCAGCCATCCTCACCTCCCACGACGTACGTGGCCGCGACCTGGCTGCGCGCGTAGCCGTGCGCTTGGGCCGTGCCGTACTCACGGATGCCGTCGGGGTCCGCCGCGACGAGCAGGGTATTGTCACCGACCACTCCAACTACGGCGGCGCCTTTACTGCCGTGGCTGCGGCGACGCACTCCGCGCCGGTGATCACGCTGCGTTTGGGCAGCGTCGAGGCGCGCGCGGAGGCGGCAGCCGGTGAGGTCGTGGAAGTCTCCGGGGAAGCGCACGAGCGCCGCCTCGCGGAAGTACTCGAAAGCGTGAAGGACGAGCGCACCTCGACCCGCCCGGAGCTGACCACGGCTGACACGGTTGTTGCCGGTGGCGTCGCACTTGGCGATGCCGACATGTTCGAAGAACTCGTCGGCGGTCTTGCCGACGCCCTCGGTGCCGCGGTGGGCGCGACCCGTTCCGCGGTGGACGAGGATCAGGTGCCTTATGAGGCGCAGATCGGCCAGACGGGTGTGTTGGTTTCGCCGAAGCTCTACATCGGTATCGGTATTTCCGGTGCGGGCCAGCACCTGGTCGGCATGCAGACCGCGGACACCATCGTGGCGATTAACAACGACGAGGACGCCCCCATTTTTGAGGTCGCCGACTTCGGCATCATCGGCGACCTCTTCGATGTGGTGCCCGACATTATCGACGAGCTCGAGTCCAGGAAGTAG
- a CDS encoding cytochrome b/b6 domain-containing protein, which translates to MQVPVRQGLPRVPGGAPWPPVTTAEVAQAPRAAAADAETADTQAAALITVPLRRGLPRTPGGAAWPEAETAQVPAPKHAPEESAAADSTPEPVTELVTVPLRRGLPRIPGGAAWPETETAQIPAPKHAPEESAAAEAAPEPTAPAPEPTQPKPAPQKPAQQNPAPQKRQAAGKAAPKAKPSKAPWLWGAALVVLAVIGVLAARWFVGTETGADFITRYDGRQPLPDSAPVGLPSWLAWSHFFNMFLMAMLVKTGLTQRREAKPAAYWAPRTRPREKISVNLWLHLVLDLAWVVLGVIFYVLLFATGQWMRIVPTSWEVFPHALSAGIQYLSLDWPNENPWVYYNALQELSYFLVVFVASPLAIISGARMSPVWPKRWTFPSMRTARALHFPTMIFFVVFLLIHIVLVATTGLRGNLNAMFAATDDPTGWTGTVLFVVAAAIIAGGWALARPVLVAPLAAKTGNVTQR; encoded by the coding sequence ATGCAGGTACCCGTACGTCAGGGCCTGCCGCGTGTGCCCGGCGGGGCACCGTGGCCCCCGGTCACCACTGCCGAGGTAGCGCAAGCACCCCGCGCAGCAGCCGCCGACGCCGAGACGGCCGACACCCAGGCAGCAGCACTGATCACCGTGCCGCTGCGCCGCGGCCTGCCGCGCACCCCGGGCGGCGCCGCCTGGCCGGAGGCCGAAACCGCACAGGTCCCCGCACCGAAACATGCGCCCGAGGAGTCCGCGGCCGCGGACTCGACACCGGAGCCAGTCACCGAGCTGGTGACCGTGCCGCTGCGCCGCGGACTGCCGCGCATACCGGGCGGTGCCGCCTGGCCGGAGACCGAGACCGCACAGATCCCCGCGCCGAAGCACGCGCCGGAGGAGTCCGCGGCCGCAGAAGCCGCGCCGGAGCCAACCGCACCAGCACCGGAACCGACGCAGCCAAAGCCGGCACCGCAGAAACCAGCACAGCAGAACCCCGCGCCGCAGAAGCGGCAGGCGGCGGGCAAGGCGGCACCGAAGGCCAAGCCAAGCAAGGCCCCGTGGCTGTGGGGCGCGGCGCTGGTCGTACTGGCTGTGATCGGCGTGCTGGCCGCGCGCTGGTTTGTCGGCACGGAGACGGGCGCGGACTTCATCACCCGCTACGACGGTCGTCAGCCGCTGCCGGACTCCGCGCCGGTCGGGCTGCCTTCGTGGCTGGCGTGGTCGCACTTCTTCAACATGTTCCTGATGGCCATGCTGGTCAAGACGGGGTTGACGCAGCGTCGAGAAGCGAAGCCCGCGGCGTATTGGGCACCGCGCACGAGGCCGCGGGAGAAGATCTCCGTGAACCTGTGGCTCCACCTGGTGCTTGACCTGGCATGGGTCGTGCTCGGCGTGATCTTCTACGTGCTGCTCTTTGCCACCGGCCAGTGGATGCGCATCGTGCCCACGAGCTGGGAGGTCTTCCCGCACGCACTCTCGGCGGGCATCCAGTACCTGAGCCTGGACTGGCCGAACGAAAACCCGTGGGTCTACTACAACGCGCTGCAGGAACTGTCGTACTTCCTCGTCGTGTTCGTCGCCTCCCCGCTGGCGATCATCTCGGGCGCGCGGATGAGCCCGGTGTGGCCGAAGCGCTGGACTTTCCCGTCCATGCGCACCGCCCGCGCGCTGCACTTCCCCACCATGATCTTCTTCGTGGTGTTCTTGCTCATCCACATCGTGCTCGTGGCGACCACGGGGCTGCGCGGCAACCTCAACGCCATGTTCGCCGCGACCGACGACCCGACTGGCTGGACCGGCACCGTCCTCTTTGTCGTCGCGGCGGCGATCATCGCCGGCGGCTGGGCGCTCGCCCGCCCCGTGCTCGTCGCGCCGCTCGCTGCAAAGACGGGCAACGTCACGCAGCGCTAA
- a CDS encoding endonuclease/exonuclease/phosphatase family protein, translated as MWIVAGAGFLFAPNGIPHQVSGQQHSTVAEGSLTVVTFNTGSMLTTSDFQQLVSTWNPDIIVLPETSGYELREAIETSNYDGQLFETRNDGLPNTYTGQIAPTSVVVHKRLGAAHFTRGPVTSFGTVAIEFDDARLPVILGLHTAPPLPRLMNQWRDDINRVVEFGNSIQKPLIIAGDFNATLRHGPLATSGRLIDSQELCSTTPIGTWPAGAPNLLRSPIDHIFVTQGITAHSCQVQQIGYSDHLAYKTQVAVQ; from the coding sequence GTGTGGATTGTCGCGGGAGCAGGATTTTTGTTCGCACCGAATGGCATCCCACATCAGGTCAGCGGCCAACAACATTCCACCGTTGCAGAGGGGAGCCTGACGGTCGTTACGTTTAATACGGGATCAATGCTGACCACCAGCGATTTCCAACAACTTGTCAGTACATGGAATCCCGACATCATTGTTTTGCCCGAAACGTCCGGCTATGAGCTTCGTGAGGCGATAGAAACGTCAAACTATGACGGCCAGCTCTTTGAAACTCGTAATGATGGCCTTCCGAACACTTATACAGGGCAAATCGCCCCCACGTCAGTCGTAGTGCATAAAAGGCTTGGAGCAGCGCACTTTACACGAGGCCCGGTAACATCATTCGGAACAGTTGCCATCGAGTTTGACGATGCTCGGCTTCCTGTGATTCTAGGGCTACATACAGCACCACCGTTGCCTAGACTTATGAATCAGTGGCGGGATGACATCAATCGTGTCGTTGAGTTTGGTAACTCGATACAAAAACCGCTTATAATCGCGGGCGACTTTAACGCCACTCTTCGCCACGGTCCTCTTGCCACTAGTGGCAGGCTTATTGATTCGCAAGAGCTCTGTTCAACCACCCCCATTGGTACGTGGCCAGCTGGTGCGCCCAACCTCTTAAGATCACCCATCGACCATATCTTCGTAACACAAGGAATAACAGCCCACTCCTGTCAAGTGCAGCAGATTGGTTACTCCGATCACCTCGCTTACAAAACTCAAGTAGCCGTTCAATGA
- a CDS encoding aminotransferase class I/II-fold pyridoxal phosphate-dependent enzyme, producing MNDASSLARVAAANLDAWRERGLWRSPAVFASGQEPTARLRASAAADAREAVLFSSSNYLGLAEDPRVVAAAVAATEEFGAGSGGSRLTTGTSDLHLRAESAVARFTGYADAVLFATGYQANVSTLQALAAACRGPGLTIVSDAKNHASIIDGCRLAKASGAEVRVVEHRDIAAIDRALAERTTEHALMVTDGLFSMDGVCAPLPELIDACQRHGAWSMLDDAHAIGTIGATGRGLPEHFGVRPDIQLITASKALGAEGAAVATSAPVAELLRQQARSFVFSTSPAPGTCAAITAAVEILECDPGPVQRLHANIARWHVRRGTEVHDPAGAGPIVPVHVGDEAAAVEAAAQLSERGFIVPAIRWPTVPRGEAILRVTHMATHAPAQIDALCEELERLGL from the coding sequence ATGAACGATGCGTCTTCGCTAGCACGCGTCGCCGCCGCGAACCTGGATGCGTGGCGCGAGCGCGGCCTGTGGCGCAGCCCCGCCGTCTTCGCTAGCGGGCAGGAGCCCACTGCCCGCCTGCGTGCAAGCGCTGCGGCAGACGCACGCGAGGCGGTCCTGTTCAGCTCCTCGAACTACCTGGGGCTGGCCGAGGACCCGCGCGTGGTGGCCGCCGCGGTCGCCGCCACCGAGGAATTCGGTGCAGGCTCCGGCGGGTCGCGCCTGACCACCGGCACCAGTGACCTGCACCTTCGCGCCGAGTCCGCCGTCGCCCGCTTCACCGGGTACGCGGACGCCGTGCTCTTTGCCACCGGCTACCAGGCCAACGTGTCCACCCTCCAGGCGCTCGCCGCTGCCTGCCGGGGGCCGGGGCTGACGATCGTCTCGGACGCGAAGAACCACGCCAGCATCATCGACGGCTGCCGCCTCGCCAAAGCCAGCGGGGCCGAGGTGCGCGTCGTGGAGCACCGCGACATCGCGGCGATCGATCGCGCGCTCGCCGAACGCACAACCGAGCACGCGCTCATGGTCACCGACGGGCTGTTTTCCATGGACGGCGTGTGCGCGCCGCTGCCAGAACTGATCGACGCCTGCCAGCGCCACGGCGCATGGAGCATGCTTGACGACGCCCACGCCATCGGCACCATCGGCGCAACCGGCCGCGGCCTGCCGGAGCACTTCGGCGTGCGCCCAGACATCCAGCTCATCACCGCCAGCAAGGCGCTCGGGGCGGAGGGCGCGGCCGTGGCGACCAGCGCGCCGGTCGCCGAGTTGTTGCGCCAGCAGGCGCGTTCGTTCGTCTTCTCCACCTCGCCTGCGCCCGGCACGTGCGCGGCGATCACGGCGGCGGTGGAGATCCTGGAGTGTGACCCGGGTCCGGTGCAGCGGTTGCACGCGAACATCGCCAGGTGGCATGTGCGCCGCGGCACTGAGGTGCACGATCCCGCCGGTGCCGGGCCGATCGTACCCGTGCACGTCGGGGACGAGGCGGCCGCAGTGGAGGCCGCCGCGCAGCTATCCGAGCGCGGCTTCATCGTGCCAGCAATCCGCTGGCCCACGGTGCCGCGGGGCGAAGCGATCCTGCGCGTCACACACATGGCCACGCACGCGCCCGCGCAGATCGACGCGCTGTGCGAAGAGCTCGAGCGCTTGGGACTCTAG
- a CDS encoding 6-carboxyhexanoate--CoA ligase: MTYFSVRMRANTQGRHISGAERIVDAAHVAETCAQLAQRALDHPKGEAAQTHLTVEALDVAAITHADALRVDVAECADPDAARAVIHGLLAPLTPHVDALIRETFAARDMRGAMLVCAGTGARLEPDCERGVRVSHMDTLEYTQATGKDAAREALVLASKVAAHPDVIAELCISDDPEYTTGYVAHAGTYTRIPHIKPAGSRAGARAFLVREGADIPALIDYLERQPVLIRTEAQA; encoded by the coding sequence ATGACCTACTTTTCGGTGCGCATGCGCGCCAACACCCAGGGTCGGCACATCTCTGGCGCCGAGCGCATCGTGGATGCTGCACACGTCGCTGAAACCTGCGCGCAGCTCGCACAACGCGCGCTCGACCACCCGAAGGGCGAGGCAGCGCAGACGCACCTGACCGTGGAGGCGCTCGACGTGGCTGCGATTACGCACGCCGATGCCCTGCGCGTCGACGTCGCTGAGTGCGCGGACCCGGACGCCGCGCGCGCTGTGATCCACGGGCTGCTTGCGCCGCTGACCCCGCACGTGGACGCACTGATCCGTGAGACGTTTGCCGCCCGCGACATGCGCGGCGCGATGCTCGTGTGTGCAGGCACCGGCGCGCGTCTGGAGCCGGACTGCGAGCGCGGCGTGCGGGTCAGTCACATGGACACGCTCGAGTACACACAGGCCACCGGCAAGGACGCCGCGCGTGAAGCGCTCGTGTTGGCCAGCAAAGTTGCCGCGCACCCGGACGTGATCGCCGAGCTGTGTATCTCGGACGACCCCGAATACACCACCGGGTATGTCGCCCACGCAGGCACGTACACGCGCATCCCGCACATCAAACCTGCCGGCTCGCGAGCTGGGGCGCGCGCCTTCCTTGTCCGTGAGGGTGCCGACATCCCGGCGTTGATCGACTACCTGGAGCGTCAGCCGGTGCTCATCCGGACTGAGGCGCAGGCATGA
- a CDS encoding adenosylmethionine--8-amino-7-oxononanoate transaminase, which yields MTPETLAAIDTAHIWHPYAAPGSGNLPVAATHGVYLELADGRLLIDAMSSWWAAAHGHGHPRLIRAAHEQIDAMSHVMFGGLTHEPAARLTQNLLELTSGEAGPNYSRVFLADSGSVSVEVAIKMTLQYARGTGHPERNRLLTWRSGYHGDTFAAMSVCDPDGGMHSMWQGVLAEQYFAPAPPVRGASDKERAAYLAEFEKLITDDVAAVIIEPVVQGAGGMRFHDAELVRGVRELCTTHGVLLLADEIATGFGRTGQLFTTLDNGVVPDILCVGKAITGGFMTLAAVLTTDEVAAGMEPAAIMHGPTFMGNPLACAVAAEATAMIKEGDWREQTRNIEGWLTEELAPAREIQGVADVRILGAIGVVEMAFDVDMAATTQAAVDQGVWIRPFGRNIYTMPPFICTEDQTRQIGRAVVAAAQAASKEQYQ from the coding sequence ATGACGCCCGAGACACTCGCGGCCATCGACACCGCGCACATCTGGCACCCCTACGCCGCGCCAGGCTCCGGCAACCTGCCCGTCGCCGCCACCCACGGCGTGTATCTCGAACTCGCCGATGGCCGCCTGCTTATCGACGCCATGTCGTCCTGGTGGGCCGCAGCCCATGGCCACGGACACCCCCGGCTGATCCGCGCCGCCCACGAACAGATCGATGCGATGTCCCACGTCATGTTCGGCGGACTCACCCACGAACCCGCCGCGCGGCTGACCCAAAACCTGTTAGAACTGACCAGCGGCGAGGCGGGGCCGAACTACAGCCGCGTCTTCTTGGCTGACTCCGGTTCCGTCTCAGTCGAGGTGGCCATCAAGATGACGCTGCAGTATGCCCGCGGCACCGGGCACCCCGAGCGCAACCGGCTGCTGACCTGGCGCTCCGGCTACCACGGCGACACCTTCGCTGCGATGAGCGTGTGCGACCCCGACGGCGGGATGCACTCGATGTGGCAAGGCGTGCTCGCCGAGCAGTACTTCGCCCCTGCACCGCCGGTGCGCGGCGCGAGCGATAAGGAGCGCGCGGCCTACCTCGCCGAGTTCGAAAAACTGATCACCGACGACGTCGCCGCGGTGATCATCGAGCCGGTCGTCCAGGGCGCTGGCGGCATGCGCTTCCACGACGCCGAACTCGTCCGCGGCGTGCGCGAACTGTGCACCACACACGGCGTCCTCTTGCTTGCCGACGAGATCGCCACCGGCTTCGGCCGCACCGGCCAGCTGTTTACCACCCTGGACAACGGTGTGGTCCCCGACATCCTGTGCGTGGGCAAGGCGATCACCGGCGGGTTCATGACGCTCGCCGCCGTGCTCACCACCGACGAAGTCGCCGCCGGCATGGAGCCGGCCGCGATCATGCACGGGCCCACCTTCATGGGCAATCCGCTGGCCTGCGCTGTGGCAGCCGAGGCTACCGCCATGATCAAAGAGGGCGACTGGCGCGAGCAAACCCGCAATATCGAGGGCTGGCTTACCGAGGAGCTCGCGCCCGCCCGCGAGATCCAGGGCGTTGCCGACGTCCGCATCCTCGGCGCTATCGGCGTGGTGGAAATGGCCTTCGACGTGGACATGGCCGCCACCACGCAGGCAGCGGTAGACCAAGGCGTGTGGATCAGGCCGTTCGGGCGCAACATCTACACCATGCCGCCGTTTATCTGCACCGAAGACCAGACTCGCCAAATCGGCCGCGCCGTCGTCGCCGCGGCGCAGGCAGCAAGCAAGGAGCAGTACCAATGA
- a CDS encoding DUF6973 domain-containing protein, translated as MKRTLRASIVITALALTFGLGTTPAWTEETQDANTQLTSVSHYLTTDQLQGFSLDALDVGESQPVRPDEFKTYGYYPGGLNGAEARFCAQPGNWGKCASAKSAADNALARSQAKFDRDSPNQGKGDAYRHCYWSARMTIDMGAGEAQGFGDRHEAGSSGRDKEMDLANSATGRSVGQSYRTYDSASNRCEWLARNNWLVTLR; from the coding sequence TTGAAACGCACACTCCGAGCTTCAATTGTCATCACCGCCTTGGCCCTCACGTTCGGCCTCGGCACAACACCAGCATGGACTGAAGAAACACAAGATGCCAACACACAGCTCACTTCAGTAAGTCACTACTTGACCACAGACCAGCTTCAGGGGTTCAGTCTTGACGCTCTTGACGTCGGCGAGTCGCAACCCGTCCGACCGGATGAGTTCAAAACTTACGGATACTACCCTGGTGGGCTGAACGGTGCAGAAGCTAGGTTCTGCGCGCAACCCGGGAACTGGGGTAAATGCGCATCCGCTAAATCGGCAGCAGATAATGCACTTGCAAGATCCCAGGCCAAGTTCGACAGGGATTCTCCGAATCAGGGTAAAGGTGACGCTTACCGCCACTGCTATTGGAGTGCCAGAATGACCATCGACATGGGCGCGGGAGAAGCTCAGGGGTTCGGTGATCGCCATGAAGCTGGATCTTCTGGCCGTGATAAGGAGATGGATCTCGCTAACAGCGCAACTGGTCGATCAGTTGGTCAAAGCTATCGCACCTATGATAGCGCCTCCAACCGTTGTGAATGGCTTGCACGCAACAACTGGTTGGTGACGTTACGGTAG
- a CDS encoding aldo/keto reductase: MTSAIPRLQLNDATSIPQLGYGLHRVDPARAEELTLAALEAGYRHLDTAYIYGNEEGVGRAIAASNIPRDELYVTTKLWNDQHRDADAALGESLERLGLDHVDMYLIHWPVPSQGAYVDAWKSMIQLRDAGLTTSIGVSNFLPAHIDDLEMATDVTPAVNQVELHPLFQRWKELDAMRVHGVAIEGWAPLGGGELDLEDYPEITDAAEAHGKTPAQVVLRWHIQNKVIVFPKTTSPARIAENLDVFDFELTQDEMAALISLDEEEFGRIGPHPADYADI, from the coding sequence ATGACCTCAGCAATCCCGCGCCTGCAGCTTAACGACGCCACGTCGATCCCCCAGCTCGGCTACGGCCTCCACCGCGTGGACCCTGCGCGCGCCGAAGAACTCACGCTGGCGGCGCTCGAGGCGGGCTACCGGCACCTCGACACCGCGTACATCTACGGCAACGAAGAGGGCGTGGGCCGTGCGATCGCCGCTTCCAACATCCCACGCGACGAGCTGTATGTGACGACGAAGCTGTGGAACGACCAGCACCGCGACGCCGACGCAGCGCTTGGCGAGTCGCTCGAACGTCTTGGCTTGGACCACGTGGATATGTACCTGATCCACTGGCCGGTGCCCTCGCAGGGCGCGTACGTGGACGCGTGGAAGTCCATGATCCAGCTGCGCGATGCGGGCTTGACAACCTCGATCGGGGTGTCGAACTTCCTGCCCGCCCACATCGACGATTTGGAAATGGCCACCGACGTCACGCCCGCGGTCAACCAGGTGGAGCTGCACCCGCTGTTCCAGCGCTGGAAGGAGCTCGACGCAATGCGGGTGCACGGCGTGGCGATCGAAGGCTGGGCACCACTCGGCGGCGGCGAGCTGGACCTTGAGGACTACCCGGAGATCACCGACGCTGCTGAGGCGCACGGCAAGACGCCCGCGCAGGTCGTGCTGCGCTGGCACATTCAGAACAAGGTCATCGTCTTCCCCAAGACAACCTCACCCGCGCGGATAGCAGAGAACCTGGACGTCTTCGACTTCGAGCTGACGCAGGACGAGATGGCGGCGTTGATTTCGCTCGATGAGGAGGAGTTCGGCCGCATCGGCCCCCACCCCGCCGACTACGCAGACATCTAG
- the tig gene encoding trigger factor: MKTSVEKLSETRVKLNVSVPFDELGKEIDQAYKSIAQQVNIPGFRRGKAPRQLIDARFGRGPILEQVVNDMVPQRYEQAINENELTPLAQPEIEITKIEDNDVVEFVAEVDVRPEIEVPDFSKIAVTVPAIEIDDEAVDAELDNLRSRFGELKDTKRKMKTDDFAIIDIEAIVDGEKVEEASTEGLTYQIGGDDLIKGLDTALRGMKTGEDNEFTSTIQQGEHKDKEATFKVHVQQSKERKLPDLDDDFVQEASAYDTVEELREATKSELEENTKAEQAANIRDEVLKAALAEVKFELPESVVEEQVHNQLHQLLGQMAHDEAALAQLLEAQGTTREEFDKKSREQAEESVRTQLFLDAVAEQEQPEVSQQELTDHILFTAQSYGMDPNQFVAQLQQSGQIGNLFADVRRGKALAGAICLTTVTDDKGNSVDPNDYFGEIEEDEEVEAVEAEANTEAEAEEK, translated from the coding sequence GTGAAGACTTCCGTCGAGAAGCTCAGCGAGACCCGCGTGAAGCTCAATGTGAGCGTCCCCTTCGACGAGCTCGGGAAGGAGATTGACCAGGCGTACAAGTCCATCGCCCAGCAGGTCAACATCCCGGGCTTCCGTCGCGGCAAGGCTCCGCGCCAGCTTATCGACGCACGCTTCGGCCGCGGCCCGATCCTGGAGCAGGTTGTCAACGACATGGTGCCGCAGCGTTACGAGCAGGCCATCAACGAGAATGAGCTGACTCCGCTCGCGCAGCCTGAGATCGAGATCACCAAGATCGAGGACAACGACGTCGTCGAGTTCGTGGCTGAGGTCGACGTGCGCCCGGAGATTGAGGTCCCGGACTTCTCCAAGATTGCTGTCACTGTTCCGGCCATCGAGATCGACGACGAGGCAGTCGACGCTGAGCTGGACAACCTGCGCTCCCGCTTCGGTGAGCTCAAGGACACCAAGCGCAAGATGAAGACCGACGACTTCGCCATCATCGACATCGAGGCAATCGTTGACGGCGAGAAGGTCGAGGAGGCTTCTACCGAGGGCCTGACCTACCAGATCGGCGGCGACGACCTGATCAAGGGCCTGGACACCGCGCTTCGCGGCATGAAGACCGGCGAGGACAACGAGTTCACCTCCACCATCCAGCAGGGCGAGCACAAGGACAAGGAGGCCACCTTCAAGGTCCACGTCCAGCAGTCCAAGGAGCGCAAGCTGCCGGATCTCGACGACGACTTCGTGCAGGAAGCATCCGCGTACGACACGGTCGAGGAGCTGCGCGAGGCAACCAAGTCCGAACTGGAGGAGAACACCAAGGCGGAGCAGGCCGCGAACATCCGCGACGAGGTGCTCAAGGCCGCGCTCGCAGAGGTGAAGTTCGAGCTGCCGGAGTCCGTTGTGGAAGAGCAGGTGCACAACCAGCTGCACCAGCTGCTCGGCCAGATGGCGCACGACGAGGCTGCACTGGCGCAGCTGCTCGAGGCGCAGGGCACGACCCGCGAGGAGTTCGACAAGAAGTCCCGCGAGCAGGCCGAGGAGTCTGTGCGCACCCAGCTCTTCCTCGACGCGGTTGCGGAGCAGGAGCAGCCTGAGGTCTCCCAGCAGGAGCTGACCGACCACATCCTGTTCACCGCACAGTCCTACGGCATGGACCCGAACCAGTTCGTGGCCCAGCTGCAGCAGTCCGGCCAGATCGGCAACCTGTTCGCAGACGTGCGCCGCGGCAAGGCACTCGCTGGCGCGATCTGCCTGACCACCGTGACCGACGACAAGGGCAACTCCGTTGACCCGAACGACTACTTCGGCGAGATCGAAGAGGACGAAGAGGTCGAGGCTGTCGAGGCTGAGGCGAACACCGAGGCCGAGGCTGAAGAGAAGTAG
- the bioD gene encoding dethiobiotin synthase: protein MIVVVTGTNTDVGKTIATAAFAAAWQDAGLSVRVAKPLQTGEPEGSGDANTVARLTGVRTHELARFPEPLAPNLSARRADMQVPSLQAVCEWILNLDASHDGVTLVEGAGGLLVRLADEYTIAEIAAELRAPLVVVTSLGLGSLNAAELTVREAQRRDVRVAGLIGGSLPAEPDLATRLNLEELPVVTGVDLWANIPAGAGSLGPAEFTEMARTLGIPAPPC from the coding sequence ATGATCGTTGTAGTCACCGGCACGAACACGGATGTGGGCAAGACCATCGCCACCGCAGCCTTTGCCGCTGCCTGGCAGGACGCGGGTTTGAGCGTCCGCGTGGCCAAGCCGCTGCAGACCGGCGAGCCTGAAGGCTCAGGCGACGCCAACACCGTCGCGCGACTGACCGGGGTGCGCACGCACGAGCTCGCCCGCTTCCCCGAGCCGCTCGCGCCGAACTTATCCGCCCGGCGCGCCGACATGCAGGTGCCGTCGCTTCAAGCAGTCTGCGAGTGGATCCTTAATCTCGACGCCTCACACGACGGCGTGACTCTCGTCGAGGGTGCGGGCGGGCTGCTCGTGCGCCTTGCCGACGAATACACAATCGCCGAGATCGCCGCGGAGCTGCGCGCGCCGCTTGTCGTCGTTACCTCGCTGGGGCTCGGTAGCCTCAACGCTGCGGAGCTCACGGTCCGCGAGGCGCAGCGCCGTGACGTGCGCGTCGCCGGGCTGATCGGCGGGTCACTGCCAGCAGAGCCGGACCTAGCCACGCGGCTCAACCTGGAGGAGCTACCCGTCGTCACCGGCGTTGACCTGTGGGCGAACATCCCCGCCGGGGCCGGCTCCTTAGGCCCGGCTGAGTTCACGGAGATGGCGCGCACGCTGGGCATCCCCGCCCCGCCGTGCTGA
- a CDS encoding electron transfer flavoprotein subunit beta/FixA family protein, giving the protein MRIAVLLKEVPDTYSDRDMNLETGLTDRTGEVAADEVGERAVEAALLIAEKLGKDDVHVEVLSVGPEQAAESVRRGIAMGANDATMVTDDRLIGADATMTATVLAEVIRRGNYDLVIAGTMSSDGGTGVIAPMLGELLNWPTLTNLTELEVVGKQVTATQMGDHVTSKLRAELPAVVAVSDEFADARFPNFKGLMAAKKKELTTLNLDDLGIDAEDYTPARAIMVSIDRRPPREQGEIIDESSTSAAQLVDFLESKNLI; this is encoded by the coding sequence GTGCGCATTGCAGTGTTGCTGAAAGAAGTCCCGGACACCTACAGCGACCGCGACATGAACCTGGAGACTGGTCTGACGGACCGCACAGGTGAGGTCGCCGCCGATGAGGTCGGCGAGCGTGCGGTCGAGGCGGCACTGCTCATCGCGGAGAAGCTGGGCAAGGACGACGTGCACGTTGAGGTGCTCTCGGTCGGGCCCGAACAAGCGGCGGAGTCGGTGCGCCGCGGGATCGCGATGGGGGCGAACGACGCGACGATGGTCACGGACGACCGCCTCATTGGCGCGGACGCGACGATGACGGCGACAGTGCTCGCGGAGGTCATCCGCCGCGGCAACTACGACCTGGTGATTGCGGGCACGATGTCCTCAGATGGCGGCACTGGCGTGATCGCGCCGATGCTGGGCGAGCTGCTGAACTGGCCCACGCTGACGAATCTCACGGAGCTTGAGGTCGTGGGCAAGCAGGTCACGGCGACCCAGATGGGCGACCACGTCACTTCCAAGCTTCGCGCAGAGCTGCCTGCGGTCGTGGCGGTGTCGGACGAGTTCGCGGACGCGCGCTTCCCCAACTTCAAGGGGCTGATGGCGGCGAAGAAGAAGGAGCTGACCACGCTGAACTTGGACGATCTGGGCATTGACGCGGAGGATTACACGCCGGCACGCGCGATCATGGTGAGCATTGACCGCCGCCCGCCGCGTGAGCAGGGTGAGATCATTGACGAGTCCTCCACCTCCGCTGCACAGCTCGTCGACTTCCTCGAGTCCAAGAACCTTATCTAG